The Panulirus ornatus mitochondrion, complete genome genome window below encodes:
- a CDS encoding cytochrome c oxidase subunit II (TAA stop codon is completed by the addition of 3' A residues to the mRNA): MATWSHLGFQDSASPLMEQLIFFHDHTMIILIVITSLVGYMMASLLFNTLTNRFLLENQTIEMIWTILPAIILVIIALPSLRLLYLLDEVNSPSLTIKTVGHQWYWSYEYSDFAEVEFDSYMTPSNDLEKFGYRLLDVDNRMVIPMDTQIRVLVTAADVIHSWTVPSLGVKTDAVPGRLNQVSFVASRPGLFFGQCSEICGANHSFMPIVVESVSTNSFLSWVATSSED; encoded by the coding sequence ATGGCAACATGAAGACACTTGGGATTTCAAGACAGAGCGTCTCCGCTAATAGAGCAGCTGATTTTTTTCCACGACCACACCATAATTATCCTTATTGTAATTACCTCACTTGTAGGTTACATAATGGCATCGTTACTATTTAATACCCTAACCAATCGATTTTTGTTGGAAAACCAGACGATCGAAATAATTTGAACTATCTTACCAGCAATTATCTTAGTAATCATCGCCCTTCCATCACTTCGGCTCCTTTACCTACTCGATGAAGTCAACTCCCCTAGACTTACCATTAAAACCGTAGGTCATCAGTGGTACTGAAGGTATGAATATTCCGATTTTGCCGAAGTAGAATTCGACTCTTATATGACACCGTCCAACGATCTAGAAAAATTCGGATATCGCCTCCTTGATGTAGATAACCGTATAGTAATCCCCATAGATACGCAAATCCGGGTCCTGGTGACCGCAGCTGACGTGATCCACTCATGAACGGTACCCTCTCTCGGAGTAAAGACAGATGCCGTACCTGGCCGGTTAAATCAAGTAAGATTCGTGGCTTCCCGGCCCGGATTATTCTTCGGTCAATGTTCAGAAATTTGCGGAGCGAATCATAGGTTTATACCGATTGTAGTCGAATCAGTTTCTACTAACTCCTTTCTCTCATGAGTAGCGACTTCAAGCGAAGATT
- a CDS encoding ATP synthase F0 subunit 8 codes for MPQMSPLMWFNLFIMFLFSLALFTVLNYFIFPPKKIDVFPEQPKQIEKNWKW; via the coding sequence ATGCCACAGATAAGACCTCTTATATGATTTAACTTATTTATCATATTTTTGTTTAGTTTAGCTCTTTTCACTGTATTGAATTACTTTATCTTCCCCCCTAAAAAAATTGACGTCTTTCCTGAACAGCCAAAGCAAATCGAAAAAAACTGAAAATGATAA
- a CDS encoding ATP synthase F0 subunit 6, giving the protein MVYSPFLNLLQSLSSIPLNWLSTFIGILFLPMSYWASPSRWLVIWSELMQTLHSELKSLLSSSHIGVTLIMTSLFSLIVFNNSLGLLPYIFTSSSHMAMTLSLALPIWVTLMVYGWFKHTQHMFAHLVPQGTPSILMPFMVVIESISNLIRPWTMAIRLAANMIAGHLLLTLLSQSGPHMTSSTLLYILIISQILLLLLESAVAVIQSYVFTVLGTLYTSEIN; this is encoded by the coding sequence ATGGTCTATTCTCCATTTTTGAACCTTCTTCAAAGTTTATCTTCCATTCCTCTGAATTGATTATCAACCTTTATTGGAATTTTATTTTTACCAATATCGTACTGAGCTTCACCTTCCCGATGATTGGTTATCTGGTCAGAATTAATACAAACTCTACATTCGGAATTGAAATCTCTCTTATCAAGTTCACATATTGGAGTAACTTTAATCATAACCTCTCTTTTTAGATTAATTGTGTTCAATAACTCTCTAGGATTATTACCATATATTTTCACAAGATCTAGACATATGGCCATAACTCTCTCGCTAGCCCTTCCAATCTGAGTGACTTTAATGGTCTATGGGTGGTTTAAACACACTCAACATATATTCGCTCACTTGGTCCCCCAGGGGACACCAAGAATCCTCATACCATTTATGGTCGTAATTGAATCAATCAGAAACTTAATTCGACCGTGAACTATAGCAATTCGATTAGCAGCCAATATAATTGCCGGTCATCTTCTTTTAACCCTCTTAAGACAATCCGGACCGCACATAACATCGTCTACTCTACTTTATATCCTCATTATCTCTCAAATCTTGCTTCTTCTTCTTGAATCAGCTGTTGCAGTTATTCAATCCTACGTATTTACCGTCCTAGGAACTCTCTACACAAGAGAAATTAACTAA
- a CDS encoding cytochrome c oxidase subunit III (TAA stop codon is completed by the addition of 3' A residues to the mRNA) — MSSSHGFHPYHLVNESPWPLTGSISAMMLTTGLVKWFQETDISLLLLGVISTVLTMIQWWRDVTREATYQGLHTSVVSKGLRWGMILFIASEVLFFFSFFWAFFHSSLAPTVEIGTAWPPAGIQPFNPFQIPLLNTTILISSGATVTWAHHSIMESKHSEAIQSLFLTILLGAYFTALQALEYFEATFTIADSVYGSTFFVATGFHGLHVIIGTLFLSVCLYRLYMCHFSCSHHFGFEAAAWYWHFVDVVWLFLYVCIYWWGG; from the coding sequence ATGTCATCTTCTCACGGATTTCACCCATACCATCTAGTAAACGAAAGGCCATGACCTTTAACAGGATCGATTAGAGCAATAATACTTACTACCGGCTTAGTAAAATGGTTCCAAGAAACTGATATCAGACTTCTTCTATTAGGAGTAATCAGTACTGTTTTAACAATAATTCAATGATGACGGGACGTTACTCGAGAAGCTACTTACCAAGGCTTACATACATCAGTAGTCAGGAAAGGACTACGATGGGGTATAATTTTGTTTATTGCTTCGGAAGTGTTATTTTTTTTCTCCTTCTTTTGAGCCTTCTTTCACAGAAGATTAGCTCCCACGGTAGAAATTGGAACGGCATGGCCTCCTGCCGGGATTCAACCATTTAATCCCTTCCAAATTCCACTTTTAAACACAACAATTCTAATCTCCTCCGGAGCAACAGTAACTTGAGCTCACCACTCTATTATAGAATCTAAGCATTCGGAAGCTATTCAAAGACTCTTTTTAACAATTTTACTAGGTGCTTATTTTACCGCCCTTCAGGCACTAGAGTATTTCGAAGCTACTTTTACTATTGCAGATTCAGTTTATGGTTCTACTTTTTTTGTAGCCACGGGGTTCCATGGACTTCATGTAATTATTGGAACATTATTTTTAAGAGTTTGCTTATATCGACTTTATATATGTCACTTTTCTTGTAGTCACCACTTTGGATTTGAAGCTGCCGCATGATATTGACACTTCGTTGATGTAGTTTGATTATTCCTCTATGTTTGTATCTACTGATGAGGGGGATA
- a CDS encoding NADH dehydrogenase subunit 3 (TAA stop codon is completed by the addition of 3' A residues to the mRNA) has protein sequence MFLILSISFVTLIISFILLTVASIISKKTIIDREKMSPFECGFDPKGSARIPFSLKFFLIAVIFLIFDVEITLLLPLVCTMNLSNLISWSSTGLIFLWILLLGLYLEWHSGALEWSQ, from the coding sequence ATCTTTTTAATTTTATCTATTTCCTTTGTAACCTTAATTATCTCTTTTATTTTATTAACAGTTGCATCAATTATTTCAAAAAAAACAATCATCGATCGAGAAAAAATATCTCCATTTGAATGCGGATTTGATCCTAAAGGATCAGCACGTATTCCCTTCTCTTTAAAATTCTTTTTAATCGCTGTTATTTTCTTAATTTTTGATGTAGAAATTACACTCCTACTTCCTTTGGTCTGCACTATAAATCTATCAAACCTAATTTCGTGATCTTCTACAGGTCTTATCTTTTTATGAATTCTTTTATTGGGACTCTATTTAGAATGACACTCCGGAGCTCTTGAGTGATCTCAAT
- a CDS encoding NADH dehydrogenase subunit 5 (TAA stop codon is completed by the addition of 3' A residues to the mRNA), producing the protein MIFKMPMNLSSFVFLGVLSACSLTSALFLLFSNIAFLVEWEFCLLNGCPLVMTIIFDWMSMMFSGFVLFISSMILYYSGEYMKDDKNFNRFMYLVILFVCSMILMIVSPNLISILLGWDGLGLVSYCLVIYYQNEKSSNSGMITVLSNRVGDVAVLMSIGLMCKFGGWNFMLYSSEIGHQNMLLMIMLVMVAGMTKSAQIPFSAWLPAAMAAPTPVSALVHSSTLVTAGVYLLIRFSPALMESSVSTLLLLISCLTMFMAGLGANFEYDLKKIIALSTLSQLGVMMSILSLGLPDLAFFHLLTHALFKALLFMCAGMIIHSMKECQDIRRMGSLIYSMPLTSSLMTLSNLALCGMPFMSGFYSKDLILEVAFMSNINMVAFVLYVLATGLTVCYTFRLVFYIISGDPNISSFISISDSSTTMTNPSLMLATGAVVMGSVLSWLLFPESYMICLSFFLKVLALAVSLLGGVLGYMFNFMNMNYNLKSIDFFSITSFAGSMWFLPHLSGFLPSSLTLKVGSKLKKNFDGGWLEYLGGQGGYSVLMQGSAYVEITQDKTFKVFMKTLFFWVIIFLIMLY; encoded by the coding sequence ATGATTTTTAAAATACCTATAAATTTAAGTAGGTTTGTGTTTCTTGGAGTGTTGTCAGCTTGTTCTTTAACTTCAGCTCTGTTTCTTTTGTTTTCCAATATTGCTTTTTTAGTCGAATGGGAATTTTGTCTTTTGAATGGTTGTCCCTTAGTGATAACGATTATTTTTGATTGAATGTCTATGATATTTTCCGGTTTTGTCCTTTTTATTTCTTCCATGATTTTATATTATAGGGGTGAGTATATAAAAGATGATAAAAATTTTAATCGGTTCATATATTTAGTTATTCTCTTTGTTTGTTCTATGATTTTAATAATTGTGAGGCCTAATTTAATCAGAATTCTTCTCGGTTGGGATGGTTTAGGTTTGGTTTCGTATTGTTTAGTTATCTACTATCAGAATGAGAAATCTTCTAATTCAGGAATAATTACTGTGTTATCAAATCGTGTAGGAGATGTTGCTGTGTTGATAAGAATTGGCTTAATATGTAAGTTTGGGGGGTGAAACTTTATGTTGTATTCATCTGAGATTGGGCATCAAAATATATTATTAATAATTATGTTGGTCATGGTGGCTGGGATGACTAAAAGTGCTCAAATTCCATTTTCAGCTTGGCTTCCTGCAGCGATGGCTGCACCTACTCCTGTGTCTGCTTTAGTTCATTCGTCGACATTAGTCACGGCAGGAGTTTATTTGTTAATCCGGTTTAGTCCTGCTTTAATGGAGTCTTCTGTCTCTACCCTTTTGTTATTGATTTCTTGTCTTACCATATTTATGGCTGGATTAGGGGCTAACTTTGAATATGATTTAAAAAAGATTATTGCTCTTTCTACTCTCAGGCAATTGGGAGTGATAATAAGTATTTTATCTTTAGGATTGCCCGATTTGGCCTTTTTTCATCTATTGACTCATGCTTTATTTAAAGCTTTGCTCTTTATATGTGCCGGCATGATTATTCATAGAATAAAAGAGTGTCAAGATATTCGTCGTATGGGTAGCTTAATTTATAGTATGCCTTTGACTTCTTCGCTTATGACTTTATCTAATTTAGCTCTTTGTGGAATGCCGTTTATGTCGGGTTTTTATTCGAAGGACTTAATTCTTGAGGTAGCTTTTATGAGGAATATTAATATGGTTGCTTTTGTGTTATATGTTTTGGCCACCGGTTTAACTGTATGTTATACTTTTCGCCTTGTATTTTACATCATTAGGGGTGACCCAAATATTAGTTCTTTTATTTCAATTAGGGATTCTTCAACAACGATGACAAATCCTAGATTAATATTGGCGACAGGTGCTGTAGTAATGGGGTCGGTTTTGTCTTGATTATTATTCCCTGAGAGATATATAATTTGTTTAAGGTTTTTTCTAAAAGTTTTAGCACTAGCGGTTAGATTGCTAGGGGGAGTTTTGGGGTATATATTTAATTTTATGAATATAAATTATAACTTAAAATCGATCGACTTTTTCTCTATCACTAGGTTTGCTGGTTCAATATGATTTTTGCCACATTTATCAGGATTTTTACCTTCTAGATTAACGCTAAAAGTTGGTAGGAAGCTAAAAAAAAACTTCGACGGAGGTTGACTAGAATACTTAGGAGGACAAGGCGGTTATAGTGTTTTAATACAAGGTTCTGCTTATGTTGAAATTACACAAGATAAAACCTTTAAAGTTTTTATGAAGACTTTGTTCTTCTGAGTTATTATTTTTTTAATTATACTCTATT